A genomic segment from Pseudomonas sessilinigenes encodes:
- the putA gene encoding trifunctional transcriptional regulator/proline dehydrogenase/L-glutamate gamma-semialdehyde dehydrogenase, protein MATTTLGVKLDDPTRERLKAAAASIDRTPHWLIKQAIFNYLEKLEGGATLTELSSAIAKDGDDAGEVQTDHAHQCFLEFAESILPQSVLRAAITAAYRRPEPEVVPMLLEQARLPAATAEAANKLAASIAEKLRNQKSAGGRAGIVQGLLQEFSLSSQEGVALMCLAEALLRIPDKGTRDALIRDKISTGNWQPHLGNSPSLFVNAATWGLLLTGKLVSTHNEAGLTSSLSRIIGKSGEPMIRKGVDMAMRLMGEQFVTGETIAEALANASKFEAKGFRYSYDMLGEAALTEHDAQKYLASYEQAIHSIGKASHGRGIYEGPGISIKLSALHPRYSRAQYERVMEELYPRLLALTVLAKQYDIGLNIDAEEADRLELSLDLLERLCFEPQLAGWNGIGFVIQAYQKRCPYVIDYVIDLARRSRHRLMIRLVKGAYWDSEIKRAQVEGLEGYPVYTRKVYTDVSYIACARKLLSVPEVIYPQFATHNAHTLSAIYHIAGQNYYPGQYEFQCLHGMGEPLYEQVVGKVADGKLNRPCRVYAPVGTHETLLAYLVRRLLENGANTSFVNRIADQSISIQELVADPVSQIEQMATLEGGFGLPHPRIPLPRDLYGAERANSAGIDMANEHRLASLSCALLATAHNDWKAAPMLGCPSSDEPAAPVLNPSDHRDVVGHVQEATIADVDNAIQCALNAAPIWQATPAAERAAILERAADLMEGEIQPLMGLLAREAGKTYANAIAEVREAVDFLRYYAVQARNDFSNDAHRPLGPVVCISPWNFPLAIFSGQVAAALAAGNPVLAKPAEQTPLVAAQAVRLMLEAGIPEGVLQLLPGRGETVGAGLVGDERVKGVMFTGSTEVARLLQRNIAGRLDNQGRPIPLIAETGGQNAMIVDSSALTEQVVIDVVSSAFDSAGQRCSALRVLCLQEDSADRVIEMLKGAMAESRLGNPERLAVDIGPVIDAEAKAGIEKHIQAMRDKGRTVYQMAIADGEEIKRGTFVMPTLIELESFDELQREIFGPVLHVVRYKRKDIDQLIAQINASGYGLTLGVHTRIDETIAKVVDNVNAGNVYVNRNIVGAVVGVQPFGGEGLSGTGPKAGGPLYLYRLLSTRPVDAIEQSFVRADAISAPDLRLRETLLKPLTALQAWADSSKLAELATLCKQFSGQSQSGISRQLTGPTGERNSYAILPREHVLCLAEVEGDLLAQLAAVLAVGGSAVWPESAVAKTLFGRLPREIQVRIKRVADWTKDEVVFDAVLHHGDSDQLRSVCQQVAQRAGAIVGVQGLSQGETAIALERLVIERALSVNTAAAGGNASLMTIG, encoded by the coding sequence ATGGCTACCACCACTCTCGGGGTCAAACTCGACGACCCTACCCGCGAGCGTCTCAAGGCCGCCGCGGCCTCGATTGATCGGACTCCGCACTGGCTGATCAAGCAGGCGATTTTCAATTACCTGGAAAAACTCGAGGGTGGTGCAACCCTTACCGAACTGAGCAGCGCCATTGCCAAAGACGGCGACGACGCAGGCGAAGTGCAGACCGACCACGCACACCAGTGCTTCCTTGAATTCGCTGAAAGCATCCTGCCGCAATCGGTCCTGCGTGCTGCTATCACCGCCGCCTACCGTCGCCCCGAGCCGGAAGTGGTGCCCATGCTGCTGGAGCAGGCGCGCCTGCCGGCCGCCACCGCCGAAGCTGCCAACAAGCTGGCCGCCTCCATCGCCGAGAAACTGCGCAACCAGAAGAGCGCCGGCGGCCGTGCCGGTATCGTCCAGGGCCTGCTGCAGGAGTTCTCCCTGTCGTCCCAGGAAGGCGTGGCGCTGATGTGCCTGGCCGAAGCCCTGCTGCGCATCCCCGACAAGGGCACCCGCGACGCGCTGATCCGCGACAAGATCAGCACCGGCAACTGGCAGCCGCACCTGGGCAACAGCCCGTCGTTGTTCGTCAACGCCGCCACCTGGGGCCTGTTGCTCACCGGCAAGCTGGTGTCGACCCACAACGAGGCCGGCCTGACCTCCTCCCTGAGCCGCATCATCGGCAAGAGCGGCGAGCCGATGATCCGCAAGGGCGTGGACATGGCCATGCGCCTGATGGGCGAGCAGTTCGTCACCGGCGAGACCATCGCCGAAGCCCTGGCCAACGCCAGCAAGTTCGAAGCCAAGGGCTTCCGCTATTCCTACGACATGCTCGGCGAAGCGGCCCTGACCGAGCACGACGCACAGAAATACCTGGCCTCCTATGAGCAGGCCATCCACTCGATCGGCAAGGCTTCCCACGGTCGCGGCATCTACGAAGGCCCGGGTATCTCCATCAAGCTGTCGGCCCTGCACCCGCGCTACAGCCGTGCCCAGTACGAGCGCGTGATGGAAGAGCTGTACCCGCGCCTGCTGGCCCTGACCGTCCTGGCCAAGCAGTACGACATCGGCCTGAACATCGACGCCGAAGAAGCCGACCGCCTGGAGCTGTCCCTGGACCTGCTCGAGCGCCTGTGCTTCGAGCCGCAACTGGCTGGCTGGAACGGCATCGGTTTCGTGATCCAGGCCTACCAGAAGCGTTGCCCGTACGTGATCGACTACGTCATCGACCTGGCACGCCGCAGCCGCCACCGCCTGATGATCCGCCTGGTGAAGGGCGCCTACTGGGACAGCGAGATCAAGCGCGCCCAGGTCGAGGGCCTGGAAGGCTACCCGGTCTACACCCGCAAGGTGTACACCGACGTCTCCTACATCGCTTGCGCGCGCAAGCTGCTGTCGGTGCCGGAAGTCATCTACCCGCAGTTCGCTACCCACAACGCCCATACCCTGTCGGCGATCTATCACATCGCCGGTCAGAACTATTACCCCGGCCAGTACGAATTCCAGTGCCTGCACGGCATGGGTGAGCCGCTGTACGAACAAGTGGTGGGCAAGGTCGCCGATGGCAAGCTGAACCGCCCATGCCGCGTGTACGCTCCGGTGGGCACCCACGAGACCCTGCTGGCCTACCTGGTTCGCCGCCTGCTGGAAAACGGCGCCAACACCTCGTTCGTCAACCGTATCGCCGACCAGTCGATCTCGATCCAGGAACTGGTGGCCGACCCGGTGAGCCAGATCGAGCAGATGGCGACCCTGGAAGGCGGCTTCGGCCTGCCGCATCCACGCATCCCGTTGCCACGCGATCTGTACGGCGCCGAACGCGCCAACTCGGCCGGTATCGACATGGCCAACGAACACCGCCTGGCATCGCTGTCCTGCGCGCTGCTGGCCACCGCCCACAACGACTGGAAGGCGGCGCCGATGCTCGGCTGCCCATCCAGCGACGAGCCTGCGGCCCCAGTGCTCAACCCGTCCGATCATCGGGATGTGGTAGGGCATGTCCAGGAAGCCACCATTGCCGACGTCGACAACGCCATCCAGTGCGCGCTGAATGCCGCACCGATCTGGCAGGCCACTCCAGCGGCCGAGCGCGCCGCGATCCTGGAGCGCGCCGCCGACCTGATGGAAGGCGAGATCCAGCCGCTGATGGGCCTGCTGGCCCGCGAGGCCGGCAAGACCTACGCCAACGCCATTGCCGAAGTGCGCGAAGCCGTGGACTTCCTGCGCTACTACGCCGTGCAGGCCCGCAACGACTTCAGCAACGACGCCCACCGCCCTCTGGGCCCGGTGGTGTGCATCAGCCCGTGGAACTTCCCACTGGCGATCTTCAGTGGCCAAGTGGCCGCCGCCCTGGCCGCCGGCAACCCGGTACTGGCCAAGCCGGCCGAGCAGACTCCGCTGGTGGCCGCCCAGGCCGTGCGCCTGATGCTGGAAGCCGGCATCCCCGAAGGCGTGCTGCAACTGCTGCCCGGCCGCGGCGAAACCGTTGGTGCCGGCCTGGTTGGCGACGAGCGGGTCAAGGGCGTGATGTTCACCGGTTCCACCGAAGTCGCCCGCCTGCTGCAACGCAACATCGCCGGGCGCCTGGACAACCAGGGCCGGCCGATCCCGCTGATCGCCGAGACCGGTGGCCAGAACGCCATGATCGTCGACTCCTCGGCCCTGACCGAGCAGGTGGTGATCGACGTGGTGTCCTCGGCCTTCGACAGCGCCGGCCAGCGTTGCTCGGCCCTGCGCGTGCTGTGCCTGCAGGAAGACTCCGCCGATCGCGTGATCGAGATGCTCAAGGGCGCCATGGCCGAAAGCCGCCTGGGCAACCCCGAGCGCCTGGCCGTGGACATCGGCCCGGTAATCGACGCCGAGGCCAAGGCCGGTATCGAGAAACACATCCAGGCCATGCGTGACAAAGGCCGCACCGTGTACCAGATGGCCATCGCCGACGGCGAGGAAATCAAGCGCGGCACCTTCGTCATGCCAACCCTGATCGAGCTGGAAAGCTTCGACGAACTGCAGCGCGAGATCTTCGGCCCGGTTCTTCACGTGGTTCGCTACAAGCGCAAGGACATCGACCAGCTGATCGCCCAGATCAACGCGTCCGGCTACGGCCTGACCCTGGGCGTACACACCCGGATCGACGAGACCATCGCCAAGGTGGTGGACAACGTCAACGCCGGTAACGTCTACGTCAACCGCAACATCGTCGGTGCCGTGGTCGGCGTGCAGCCATTCGGTGGCGAAGGCCTGTCGGGCACCGGCCCGAAAGCCGGCGGCCCGCTGTACCTGTACCGCCTGCTGTCGACCCGGCCGGTGGACGCTATCGAGCAATCCTTCGTCCGCGCCGATGCCATCAGCGCCCCGGACCTGCGCCTGCGCGAAACCCTGCTCAAGCCACTCACGGCCCTGCAAGCCTGGGCCGACAGCAGCAAGCTGGCGGAACTGGCGACCCTGTGCAAACAGTTCAGCGGGCAATCGCAGAGCGGTATCTCCCGCCAGCTGACCGGCCCGACTGGCGAGCGCAACAGCTATGCCATCCTGCCTCGCGAGCACGTCCTGTGCCTGGCGGAAGTCGAGGGTGACCTGCTGGCCCAACTGGCGGCGGTACTGGCCGTCGGCGGTTCGGCGGTATGGCCGGAAAGCGCCGTAGCCAAGACCCTGTTCGGCCGCCTGCCCAGGGAGATCCAGGTGCGCATCAAGCGCGTGGCCGACTGGACCAAGGATGAGGTGGTGTTCGACGCGGTCCTGCACCACGGCGACAGCGACCAACTGCGCAGTGTCTGCCAGCAGGTAGCCCAGCGTGCCGGCGCCATCGTCGGTGTCCAGGGCCTGTCCCAGGGCGAAACCGCCATCGCCCTGGAGCGCCTGGTGATCGAGCGCGCCCTGAGCGTCAACACCGCTGCGGCCGGCGGCAATGCCAGCCTGATGACCATCGGTTAA
- the putP gene encoding sodium/proline symporter PutP: MSASNPTLITFVIYIAAMVLIGFMAYRSTNNLSDYILGGRSLGSVVTALSAGASDMSGWLLMGLPGAIYMSGLSESWIAIGLIAGAYLNWLFVAGRLRVQTEHNGDALTLPDYFSSRFEDKSGLLRIISAVVILVFFTIYCASGIVAGARLFESTFGMSYETALWAGAAATIAYTFVGGFLAVSWTDTVQATLMIFALILTPIIVLLATGGVDTTFLAIEAKDPTSFDMLKNTTFIGIISLMGWGLGYFGQPHILARFMAADSVKSIANARRISMTWMILCLGGTVAVGFFGIAYFSAHPDVAGPVTENPERVFIELAKLLFNPWIAGVLLSAILAAVMSTLSCQLLVCSSALTEDFYKAFLRKSASQLELVWVGRAMVLVVAVIAIAMAANPENRVLGLVSYAWAGFGAAFGPVVLISVLWKGMTRNGALAGIVVGAVTVILWKHFALLGLYEIIPGFIFASLAIVLVSKLGAPSAGMVQRFEAAEKDFKLNH; encoded by the coding sequence ATGAGTGCAAGCAATCCAACCCTGATCACGTTCGTGATCTACATCGCGGCAATGGTGCTGATCGGCTTCATGGCCTATCGCTCCACCAACAACCTTTCCGACTACATTCTTGGTGGCCGCAGCCTGGGCAGCGTGGTGACTGCGCTTTCCGCCGGCGCTTCCGACATGAGTGGCTGGTTGCTGATGGGCCTGCCGGGCGCCATCTACATGTCCGGCCTGTCCGAAAGCTGGATCGCCATCGGCCTGATCGCCGGTGCCTACCTGAACTGGCTGTTCGTAGCCGGTCGCCTGCGGGTACAGACCGAGCACAACGGTGACGCACTGACCCTGCCGGACTACTTCTCCAGCCGTTTCGAAGACAAGAGCGGCCTGCTGCGGATCATCTCCGCGGTGGTAATCCTGGTGTTCTTCACCATCTACTGCGCCTCCGGCATCGTTGCCGGCGCCCGTCTGTTCGAAAGCACCTTCGGCATGTCCTACGAGACAGCCCTGTGGGCGGGTGCGGCAGCGACCATCGCCTACACCTTCGTCGGTGGTTTCCTGGCGGTGAGCTGGACCGACACCGTGCAAGCCACGCTGATGATCTTCGCCCTGATCCTCACGCCGATCATCGTGCTGCTGGCCACCGGTGGCGTCGACACCACCTTCCTGGCCATCGAGGCCAAGGACCCCACCAGCTTCGACATGCTCAAGAACACCACCTTCATCGGCATCATCTCGCTGATGGGCTGGGGCCTGGGCTACTTCGGCCAACCGCACATCCTGGCGCGCTTCATGGCCGCTGATTCGGTCAAGTCGATCGCCAATGCCCGCCGTATCTCCATGACCTGGATGATCCTGTGCCTGGGCGGCACCGTGGCCGTGGGCTTCTTCGGCATCGCCTACTTCTCGGCGCATCCCGATGTGGCCGGCCCGGTAACCGAGAACCCTGAGCGGGTGTTCATCGAGCTGGCCAAGCTGCTGTTCAACCCTTGGATCGCCGGTGTGCTGCTGTCGGCCATCCTGGCGGCGGTCATGAGTACCTTGAGCTGCCAGCTGCTGGTGTGCTCCAGCGCCCTGACCGAGGACTTCTACAAAGCCTTCCTGCGCAAGAGCGCTTCCCAGCTGGAACTGGTGTGGGTTGGCCGGGCGATGGTGCTGGTGGTGGCGGTGATTGCCATTGCCATGGCCGCCAACCCGGAAAACCGTGTACTGGGCCTGGTGAGCTATGCCTGGGCTGGTTTCGGCGCGGCCTTCGGTCCTGTGGTGCTGATCTCGGTGCTGTGGAAAGGCATGACCCGTAACGGCGCATTGGCCGGTATCGTGGTCGGTGCCGTGACCGTGATCCTGTGGAAACACTTCGCCCTGCTGGGCCTGTACGAAATCATCCCGGGCTTCATCTTCGCCAGCCTGGCGATCGTTTTGGTGAGCAAGCTGGGTGCTCCGAGCGCTGGCATGGTCCAACGCTTCGAAGCTGCCGAGAAGGATTTCAAGCTCAACCACTGA
- a CDS encoding DUF2165 family protein: protein MLVRYVKITMTLAVAAFALLVAYNNISDYGSNFAFVQHVLSMDSVFPGNSATGRAITQPLLWNAGYWLIIAGEAATGVLLVLGAARLWRARYGKACDFNRAKHWAIAGFCLGFCVWFFGFMVVGGEWFMMWQSSTWNGQEAAFKFYMAILGVLIFLNQPDAELH from the coding sequence ATGCTCGTGCGCTACGTAAAGATCACCATGACCCTCGCGGTCGCCGCCTTCGCCCTGCTGGTGGCCTATAACAACATCAGCGACTACGGTTCCAACTTCGCCTTCGTCCAGCACGTGCTAAGCATGGACAGCGTCTTCCCCGGCAACAGCGCCACTGGCCGGGCCATCACCCAACCATTGCTGTGGAATGCCGGCTACTGGCTGATCATCGCCGGCGAAGCTGCCACCGGCGTGCTGCTGGTGCTCGGTGCCGCCCGCCTGTGGCGCGCACGCTACGGCAAAGCCTGCGACTTCAATCGCGCCAAGCATTGGGCCATTGCCGGTTTCTGCCTGGGCTTCTGCGTCTGGTTCTTTGGCTTCATGGTGGTGGGCGGCGAATGGTTCATGATGTGGCAGTCCTCCACCTGGAACGGCCAGGAAGCGGCGTTCAAGTTCTACATGGCGATCCTTGGCGTGCTGATCTTCCTCAACCAGCCCGACGCTGAGCTGCACTGA